GagatagtcaaagtgtcatttatTTGGCGAAGAACCAAGAGTATCATGCGAgaaccaagcacatagatgtgacGTTTCACAGGATCCGTGAATTGGTTTCTTCTAGTGAACTATTTttagaaagttcacacttctgatAATGCAGCAGACGTGTTGACAAAGTTTGTTACcacggataagttcaagcattgatTGAACTTGATCAACATCTCCATATGCTAAACGAGAggcgtcccaacctattgtctCAGGTGGAGCTGCGggttatgtttttgttttttctcctaaggggtgtatattcgccaaggtggagattgttgtaatatgtggctcatatattgagtggaacacatgtacaaagaaaacatggtgaCAAAAACAGAGAAGCTGGTTTAcaaaggaaaccgtcgacggtttgcagAGTTGCAATCGACGGAGTCAAGCTCAAGAAGAGACCACCAATGGTTACATCAACGATTTGGTCTCAGGAataaaccgtcaatggtttgtctaaaaccgtcaacggttttgctCAATTACTCAGCGTACTCAGCgctgtttttgaattttgaattgggaagttgaatAGGTTGGGATTTCGGGGGAAAACCTCTGGGGGTTGCAGagggttagcatatatacaatTGTTGTAACCCTTGTTTGATAAGATAATGAAAATTACAatcgtttgctcccgtggacgtaggcattgtCAAACCACATTAACCCTTGTGTTTCCGTATTATTCATCGTTGGTTGTTGTATTGTACGATCGGTTATTTCCGCTgtgcattgatttgcacaacaaaagTAGTTGTTGGTTGTCAACTGTTCTATGCAATTAAATTTCAACCTGATGGATCTGTTTGTGAAGAGTCTCTCTTGCAACTAAATTACTTTTCTTTGAGTTTTGATTTCCATTTCCCTATTGTTGCTAGCTATCATTGGCCCCTATTTCAACTTGATGTTAAAAAAGGCTTTCCTATGTTGTGATTTACATGAGGGATATATGGAGCAACCTCCTAGGTTTGTTGCCTAAGTAGAGGCCAATGGTTAtgtgcaaggtcttaaatttcaagtTTGACTCAAATATCAAAGctccaaaattaaaaaaattttgattttgatttgcaaaaaaagtggaaatcagtagtaaaacatggaattcttttatgaagctttagaaatgattaatagacaaaataatgtaatttttaggactaatatattacaagtaaatacatctatgttgtgtataaaGTGGAGAAGTTGTATAATAATATGTGTGTCAAACATATtagtaagataatgtacattaaacatatttagtgaatcaactaatacaaatgaaattcataaatcttttaaatattatttattatacaaataatgataatttagaaatgaatggttaaataaaatgttgttgtaagtttattttttcatataatttcaaaagcacttgcaATAATCATtgtgtttcgataaaaataaataaaataaattaaaaagtaaattttATTTCACTCCTAAATCcctcatttgaattccaaggaaattttaTTGCAttcaaatttcaacaagtttcactaaaatttagagatttcgataaatttcaaatgatttgttgagatttcagTGGAAACTATACAAGACAGAGATTGACTGCCgtttcgatttcaagggtgacaaaaatcagaaatttcaacaatttcgtgaAAATTTAATACCATGGTTATGTGTGCAAGTTAAACAAGGCTATCTATGGTTTGAAGCAATCACTTCATGCAAAGTTTTGCAGAAATTTAGCAAATCTATTTTGAAGTTCAAGATGAAACAGTATCAACGTCATCATATTGTGTTTTACAACTGCATTGCTAGTGGAAGATTTATAAAGCTGTCCATGTAAATGATATAGTTATTACATGGGATGATACTATaagtattttaaatttaaaaggcTTTTTCATCTCAAGTTCACATCTACGATATGGGAAAAACGAGATATTTCCTGGAGTTGAAGTGGGTCATTCTCCTAAAGGACTTAATTTATCTCAAAGAAAATATGTGCTTGATTTTCTTGAAGAAACAAATGTAAACCAGTTGATTTGCCTTTGGGTCCTATTTTAAAGTTGTAATTGATGAAGGAGCTTTTGGGGAAAATCTAAACTGTCATAGCAGGTTTGTAGGTAAATTGAATTATTTGCTCTTAGCATTCTGAACCAATTTATGGATTGGCCTAGGATGTCACGCAAGGATGCAGTTATTCACATACTATGATATTTGAAGAAAGCTTCAGGCCTTAGTTTACCATATAAGTTCTGTGGTAATATGAAACTGGTTGGATTTTCCTATTATAACTATGCAGGTTCAGCATCTATAGGAATTAGGAAATCTACTACCAGTATTGCACTTATCAAGGAGTTATCTAATTTTTCAGAGCAACTGTTTGTGCTAGATCTAGCAAGAAAGAAAACATAGAGCACAGGCTGACACGATTTATGAATTGATGTGCCTAAAGCAATTGTTGCAGGAACTTGGCTTTAGTCCTCCACCAGTGAAGCTATACATTGTGACTAGCAAGCTGCAGTGCATATAGCTTCAAAACAAATGTTTCATGAGTGGATCAAACCTGTcaaagttgattgtcattttgtgcaagaaAAAAACTTGTCAAGCAGAGATATTTGTGATCCATGCATCCCATCTGAGAAGCTGGCAAATTATTTACCAAGGAATTAGGTCTTGGTCAAGTAACATTTGCATGTGACAAGCTTGGACTATGTCATATTTATGGTCCAGCTTGAGGGGAATGTCATGAACAAGAGATTATGCTTTAATGGGTGTTTTTGTAATTTATTAGTCTCTTCAATATAACTTTATGCCTACAAAGAATACCTAAGCCTTCTATTCTCTCCAGTTTCTCATAATATCATCTCTTTCCCTCtctcatgctctctctctctctctcttcccacATGAAACTAGCAACAAGCACTAATCCACTTTCTTAACAGAGGTGTCAACTAACGATGTGCAGGATTGATTCTTTTATCAATTTTCTACCAGAAAGAACATATGCTGTGTTTGACAGCATGGAGCTTGAGGCTTGGATTTTGATTTATGTGGAATTTAAcaacattttatccaaatttcaCACAACTCCAAATCCAAGGCTTGAATTCCATGCTTCCGGGATGTTCACATGAGGAAGGCGTTTGTGGCAGCAAGTTTAAAAGCAGAGGGAGAAAGCAATGGGAATAGTTTTACCTGATTTAACAGAGTACAGGTATTGCACTGCCACAGAGCTTGATCATCAGCTCTTTCCAGGCGAGTGATAGACTCAAAATATGGAGTTTGGATAGATCTGTCATCAGAAGATGCTGAAGCTTTTAACCTTCCAGCAGGTCCTGAAGATTCAATATTTCCTTGGATATCAGATTTACTTTCCAAGGATTTGGAGCCACACCATAAATCATCATGTAATCTCCTTTCAGCAGCCATAGCAGCAGCTTGTATTGGGCTAAGTGCAGCCATAATATTGGAGTCACCACCTATACGCTTTGGTCCTGATGGCAATAGTGCTCCACACCGTGTTCTATTTTCTGCAGCAGCCAGGGCATTTTGATGCACTGATGATGAAGGGGGTTGCCCACCCAAACGTCTCCCTGGAAGATCAAATCCTCGCCCAGTACCCGTTATCCCCTTAGCCATCAGCACCTCACATTCCTACAGCAGAGTGACTGAATCACATCCAAGACAGATGTACCAAACCAAATTATGAAAAACTGACTGATAAGGAAGTCAGAGCTGAGCTGGAAAAATTGATGAAGgaatttaatttcataaaaacctaaaaaaaaataaagttaatCTGAAAAGTGGATCAAAAGAAGCAACAAAGATTTAATAAATTTCTGAGGATTCATAAGCCAATAACCTGTCTTATTTCATCCAAAAGTCTGTAAAAATCAGTATTGTGGGGGGCATATTCATTGTGGCAGAGCTCATGCAGCATTGTATCAAGAATCTGATTGAAAGGGAAGAAATCCCACTCATTGTTTGGCCTCCGCAACCTCAGCTTAACTTCTGCACCTCCTCCTATATTCAGCCCCAGAATGGATGGATGGGAAGGACTGCATTCAAATTAATGATGAAGGTGAGAACACTGCATTGGGAAAGGGAAAACAATGGAACAACAGAAAGGAAAATACTAACAGTACCAGAACTCAGAAAGAATCTCAACTTTCCATTTATGTTTCCGCATGATTGGCTGCACCTGCTTTGCAACATTTTCAAGAATCTGCCTTGCTTCATCTTCTCTAACCTTCTTGAGAGCCTTGATTTCCCAGACCTTGTTAAGATCATTGAGATCCATGtggattttgaaaaatatgaatcaAAATAGCAGAAAGGTTCACTTATCAGACGTTCCCCTGATCTCTGTAATGCAGCCATCCGAATATAAGTAAGAATCGGCAAATGAGATTCTAAAAGTGATTGCCCCATAGGACAGCATCCCaggttttatttattattattgtagctTTAGAGCTGACATATCTTAACAGCATATCCTAAAGGGATGAATCACAGATGCACCATTTTAGGTAAACAATTTCTTTAAGAGTATCATGAAATTTAATGCATGCCATAATAtaagaaaaaaatcaaaattggatAAAAATAACTCATTTGGAGCTTACTGCTTGAGCAGAAACAAAATGGGGAACAAAGTAAGATGAATGTGAAACCCTCTtagagaataaataaataaataaacatatacatacatatgcatgTTGCAAATTTTCACAACATTGTGAGTACCTAGGGTGATATAAGGATTTCTAAAGTAGAGGAACAAGATAATATAAAGGGAAAACAATTGATGAATGTGGTGTTGGTGGGATGGGGGGAGGGGTTGTTAAACACCATCAAATATGAGGACCAGTTCGATTTTTCACAGTTGTACTTTGATAttactaaatattttatttaataagaAATAAGCCGGGCAATTGCTCTTTTAATTATAGCTTCACTTTGGTGAGCACCATAATCATTTCTCAAATCCTGTTTTGGTCCTAAAGCTTTAATCCAACCTGCATTCTAGCAAATTAATGAGAGAGAAAGCCACAAGAAATGAATGCAACCTATAACTAAGAACAATTTTTGTCTTGCCATCTGCCTTGAGACTATAGATTAAGTAGGGAATACTTTTCAGAGTTCGAACTTGTGCAAAGAGTTGAAAGTTACCAAGAAGTTAAGAGGATAGATCCAATTTTTAAAACacaattgaattttttttctaattttcttaaaAAGCCAGGAATCAGAGTATAACAAAATTTACACAACTTGGATATCAGTGACTCATAAACCTATCTTCCTAATTCACAAATCTCAGTCAAGCACAGACGAACATAGAATAAGCCTAAAAGAGCATTTATGATTACTCAAGGTGCCAACTGCACCAAAAATGTTGTTCACAAGCTACGAAACAAGGTCCAAGAATGGGAAAATGCTCGACAAGATATGTGCTCTCATACATCTTGCCAATCGGTTTAAAGGCCATAACATCCCTAGCACATGTGGAATGACACCTTAATTAGACAAGTTCAACCCATTGTTTACGATAAAGCTTTGGCTGAGTTCAGGAAGCTCTCAATTAGAAGTATGTAATGGAGTAAAACATATCAAGATTGCGTCAAAATTAAATTCACAAGTAGTAAGACTCAATTCAGTAGAGGGATACAGGGAAAGAGACGTAAATAAGGGAGAGAAGGAGAAATAAGAGGGAGAAAAAAGATGAAGGCAGGAGGAAGAAGATGTTGGAGAGAGTTGTATGAGTTTATGTAGAGAGAGAGGAAATAGAAGCACAATTTGTATAGTATAACACAGAAAGTACTTATCCATCCaacttaaaaataaaacaaatactAAAATTAATTAAAACTCCTATAgtattttaaacaaaattttaatttttcaatcttCAACAAAATATGATCGCCTAGAATTATCAGGTCCTCTATCAAACTCCCCATGTTTGAGAAAATCCAGCCTTAAGGCTTACAATGGCACAACAAGAgtgaagaatatatatatatatatatatatccaagaGCCATTCAACTTGCAATATTTCATGTTGTCCATATTCAAGTAACATGCAAACATCACCAGAAAATTATTGAAATTCTCCTCAAGATTCTCAATCCAAATTAAGTTGATAAAGTGGATAACTTTGGAAAGTGAATCAACGCTTGGGGAGGCTTACAATCTCGCAATAAGAATGAAGACTATATATATCCAAGAGCCATTCGACTTGCAACATTTCATTTTGTTCATTTTCAACTGAAAGGCAAACATCACCAACAAATTATTGAAATTCTTCTCAAGATTCTCAATCCCAATTAAGTTGATAAAGTGGATAACTTCGGAAAATGAATCAATGCTTGGGGAGGCTAACAATCGCAAAAGAGTGGAAAAATATATATCCAAGAGCCATTCAACTTGCAATCTTTCATATTGTCCATTTCCAACTGACAAGAAAACATCACCAACAAATTATAGAAATTCTCCTCAAGATTCTCAATCCCAATTAAGTTGATAAAGTGGATAAATTTGGAAAATGAATCAATGCTTGGGGTCTATGCATCACAGACATATCACAGGATTCAACAATTTCATCCTCAAAAAATCTCATACTTTGAATTCAATCCTCAATTTGAGCATTGAACTTTGTTGCCTGTTCCTTGGACTCTTCTAGGACTTGAACAACACTTTGATTCATTGCATTTGCTTGCTCTTCAAGGATCGCATCGTGTGATCTAGTATCCATACAGTCGATGGAGCTTTCATTTCCAAAATGATAAACCATGAAGAATTTCATGTTGACTTGCAATTTCTTCCTTTTTGGGGCTGTGGACTTGTAGTCCATAACAAATAATAATTCATGTTTCATCTTTGATAGGCTGCTGTGAGATTTGAAGCTCATGTCACCCAAAATAAAAACTAATACATACGTACATagatacacacatacacacatagatacatatatttatatacattcaTCTCTTGAGATGGATGGACATCTCATCATAACATACGAGGAATTTTCAAACATTAACAAACATTTTGTTCTAAACTAAAAGCAGATTGGAATTTTACCTTCTTGTCTTTGGTAGTATCACAGTCCATCTTATCACTTAACAAAGCGgcatagcctacaagcttataAGATGCATATACTGTCCTTATTTCTAGTACCTATCATATTCAAAATAAATATCAAGATAAAACAGCTAATCTATGAATTCTCCATTGGAAAAATTACCATCCAAACAGGCAATGTACTCAAGACAAAGCATGGAAGCCCACATAGCAGAAGTTATATTTTACCTAATATTAAAAAAGATGGCTTCCCATTACTAGTTCCTCCAATTCCTCAACAGAAATTCTTTAAGTCTCACTCAAGTTACCGCAAAACACTGCAATCAAGTCAGGTTCTGGAAGTGGCATGACTAATTTATACTCCATAATTCTGACAGCACCTTAGTAGTTCAACATATTCTGGATAGCATCAAATTTCAAGGAAAAAAGAAACCGACAATATCATGGCTCAAATGAAATTCTCACAATTTAGACTCAGTCACACATGTTGCCAGCGTGTGAGGCACATTTGTCACCCGCAATGACTTTCTGGCTATGGTTCTCTGAGAGCTGACAGATTAGAAATCAACAAAGTTGATGGCAACAGTAGCGTGACAAGAATATTCTGGGAAGGGGGAAATTTTGAAGGGGCGGGGGGGGAGTGTCAGGAATTCTTTCATCAGCACGTGAGCACATACAGACTGTCAGAATCCAATGAATTTATGCATATAAGCTGGTTGTTCATGTCTGTTTACAATGGTAGTTGAGGAGTCACAAAAATATTTGCAAAGAACTGATGTTTGAATGACCCACAGCTGCTGTATTTGGCGAAACCTTCAGATAAACAGTCTATTGAAGTGAGTGCGGCTTGTTCTAGTCAATGTAATCTTCTCTATGAGAGCAGAGGCAGCGAAGGGCAGTGATCGTGCAGATAGATCCAGACCCAAGGGGCTTAGAACAATAACAACAACGACAAACCAAGCCTTCAGTCTCACTAGGTGAAGTCAGctgcatgaatcattttccgtcaatttatgcgaccATAAGCACTTTCCTATGACAATTTCAATTCTATTAAAttcttattcactatctcattttaagttattttaggtccacTCTTACCCCTACTGGTCCACTACTACCCCTTAAAATAAATAGACCTCACTCCTCCTCATTGGTACACTATTTGGCCTACATTGCATatacccaaaccatctaagccgcccctcCGTTACCTTATCTTCTACAGGATCTACTCTAGCTTACTgcgaatatattcattccttaactTATCCTTTTTAAGGTTATATCATTCATCCACCGTAGCATTCTCATtttagcaacttttactttttggattcATATCATGGAGATCTAACAAGTTTTAAGCTGGCTAtcaactacctaacgcaaccctcctcctttgtCTGGGCTTGGGACTAGCTCTGTCTAAAAAGATTTAGGACACTAATTGATATTTTCTCAAGGGAAtataaggaaaaaagaaaaataaggagagaAGGATAAATAAGAgaagagaaggaggagaagaagaaggatgaaGAAAGAATGAAGAATAAGTAAGGACAACCAATGGTTGCTCTTGCTATGGCTGAGGTGGAGTATAGTGCAACTACAAGTGAGTGCTGCTCAAGTAGTATCGTTGTGTGGAATACTTGGTGTATTACAAGTTTACAACATTACAATAATCTTACAATTTTTTTTGTGATAATGGGTCTGCTATTGTTTTGGTAAAGAATTCGGTATTCCATGGTAGGAGCAAGCACATCAACATCAAGTATCATTAAATTTGAGATTTGGTGTGTGACAAAGAAGCTGCAACTGAATTTTGTTAGTCTAAAGATCAATGTGCAAATATTTTTACGAAGCCAATTAAAGTGAATACTTCTTTGAAGTTCAAGGAATTGTCGGGGATGCTTAGTTTTGAAGAACTTGGTTTAAGGGAAGCTAAGCAAGAATAAACCAagtacttttttatttatttttataggtttctatatttttttttttttttgtctgtgTTAGTTATATGAAAGCCATATGTGTGTGTTGCCACAATATTCCTTGGTGACCATTCTTTGTTTGTAAAGGAAGAAAGCAACACCAGTGTTGCTCCTAATTATTTCAATGAATTTATTTTGAATCCCCCAAATCATGACCAATACATTTCTTTAGTTCCACCCTTGTTGCAATGCTCAAAAACAATAAATAGAGAAAAGTGGGAGGACCAAGAGATTGTGCATTGCAAAATATCGCCCATTGCTATATAGTAGATTAAGGTTCCTCAACATCTTTATGACTAAAGCAAGACAAACAATAGCAGAAACATACAATAGAATTTGGACTATGAAGCGACAAGTACAAGAGAAGTCTTAAGGACATGAGATTTGAATTAAGAAATTAGATGGCTCCACATACTTATATGACTTCTACTTTAAATAAATGACATGTTATATTAAATTTAAGGAGTATTTGCAATAATGACTAGGAGGAAGAATTATAAGAGGATCTTGTTAAAGACATGACCAAGGAAGGGACAGTGCCATGGAACCTAAAGGAGCTCATTAAAGATACTATTTCCGCAATTCTTTCACTGACTAGAATTCAAATCTTAACGAACCCAAAAACATCTGAATTTACAACTAGAACTATCATTATAATCCGAATCTTTGTGTTGCTGCAGAAAGAAGAAAGTATACGGGAAGCGTACATATCAGCTTTCATTCACTCATACATCAATCAAATTAACTCCAAGGAAATTAAATCCCAAATCAAAGTCAAGGAATTCGCAGCTTCACAACCtccccctttaaaaaaaaaaaaagcagaagaGCAGTTGATTCGAAGTTCTCctatttatcacataaacaaactCAACCATGGTGTAACTGTACAACGAAATAGAGCACAATCATAAATCACCATCACTGAAATTGAGCTACACAGCACGACCAAACGAACTCCACAGTGAGTCTCTGCGTGTGTGGTGTGGAGAGGGAGGGGTAACAGCATACCTGCGATCATCGCAATCAGTTCTCATCGACCGCCGGCAGTGATGAGAGACGGAGATGCTTGACTGGGGGTAGGATGCAGCTTGATAGATGAGGCTTGTTTTTAGAAAGTTGCGTGGTTTTCAAATAAAATGTGTAAAATAGGAAAATTATTGTTTTTAAATGATTGGGAAATAAATTGAAAATAGGTTCTCTAATTAATTAATAGTAGAGATGTGTAGGATATaacattattaatttttaaaattataaatgttaaTTTTAAGTAATAGTGTATTTATCACACAAAATTTAAGATCACATGCAAACATCtgcatataaaaaattaaattacatgcataaatatacaaatatactcAAATCAATTTGAATTCATAGATTGTGGTAGTGTAGAATCAGACACTACATAGTAAAGCAATCCAAATATTTGAAACAGTATGGCTACATTAGGCACATGGATTCTTCCGTTTGGTTTGAGAAATGAAACTGAAATAACAAAAGAATAGAGCGAGAACTGCAATCAAGCTGGGAATGTAATTATTGCATCTAGTTAGTATCATGAAATGATTGTAggaattcaattttaatttctttgGAACATGGTATTCTTATTTGCTTGGGTCCATCTATGGTTGAATTCAGTATTAATAGTTGTGGGTTATTAGACCTCAAAtttgaaggaagtcaattttcatggtgtaacgacCAACAAGGCTTGagaagaagttgggcgaaactggacagggtgctgattaataatgtttttttctataaaatatggtgaaacTAAGAtttctttgttgaaaagaaatacttcaaatcaCTCTCCTATCTTATTACAGCTATGTGCGAGTAAGGAGAGGTATAGGCCAGCACCTTTTAGGTTTCAAAACATGTGGACGTCTcatggggattttttggaaatggttgaatcatcttggagagaacacattgtggcggaGTCAgtattgtgtaaattggcgggtaaattaaAAAGACTAAAACAAAGACTTAaggtgtggaataaacagacttttgggcgtgttggtagttttattcgagagttggaggaaaggatGGATAATTATGAGAATTTACTGCAGACAAAATACTTGGAATCAGTTGAggaagagttccttgtttctaaggctgaattggaggtttgttataaaagggaagaggctagattggcgcaacaagcaaagatgaaatggttgatagatggggatcagaattcaaagttttttcatattgtgattacgcaaaaaaggtgaaattcttgtgtaaattcaatgacgcttcctgatggttcggtgttggaaaatatgcagatggtccatgatgagactgtgaagtattttgagcaatcttagggcaaaatagttcagtgcaaaggtcaaacctagaagatatcatccattcggtagtttctgaggagtctataggtcagctgagggaagaaccgactgaggaggaggtttatgaagctgtTTCGTCTATTTCTATAAATAGTAGCCCGAGACCGAATGGGTTTGGATCTTCTTTTTATATAACctattggaagattattaaaaatgatgtgatagATGCGGTAAGAGAATGCTttagaggtgatatgttgccttggtatttttgttccttttaCACTGTGGTTATCTCTAAGGTAAAGGAccctcagtcttttgataaattttggccgataagcctttgtaacgtaatctataaaattttatccaaaatccttgttggtaagttttcattggtgatgggtgatttaatatctttagaacaaggtgcttttgtgaaaaggaggagtatttttaaaaatatagcgCTTACttaagagatgacaaaattattacataggcgggtgagaggaggtaatataatgctaaagtttgatatgagcaaagcatatgattgagtggagtggcaggtggtagatcagatttttcagGCTCTTGGTTTTctagattggttttgtaagttgattcagaattgtatttccactccatggttttctatcatgatgcatgacacttatagaggtttTTTCAAGTCTAAAAGGGGCTTGAGGTAAGAGGATCCATTGTCgccatatattttcatcatcatggaagaaattctttctaaattaattcaaaaaaggttgtctgagaagcggattttaccttttgcacacccgtgtggtgcaccgattatatcacatttaatgtacgcgaatgatgttgttatttttgctaatgctggaaaaaaatttGTTAGTCAGTTAATGGGGGTggttaaagagtatgaaaattgAACTGGctaaagggtgaataaagataaattagctattttttttctcaaacaagttgggtgttcataggaaaggagaaatttttcaagagactgattttattgagggtaaatttccttttacgtatttgggagTGCCAATGGCGGATGGTAAAATGAAAgactgtcattttgaccctttaatccaaaaaattagTAAGAGAGTTTAAAGCTGGAAAAGTaaactgttgtctcaaggaggtcgtcttattttgttgagacatgtactttcaagtatgtcattgcatctgttagttATTCTAAATGTATCGAAATTGGTGATTAAAAAGattcaaggtatgtttgcttcttttttctagggttttaaggatggaaaagaaaaaatgaaatggagagcttgaaagaaattgtgtgttcctgtggaggaagggggcataggagtaagagACATTTCGAaagtgcaacggtctttgttcatgaagtatGGTTGGAATTTATTAATGCAAAATTCTTTATGgactagattttttaaagctaaatatgtgaaaggaggtcATATTTCTCTTTGCAGATcgcatggatcagattcttccttttggaggaaagttctgcagggtatgcctgaa
This window of the Malania oleifera isolate guangnan ecotype guangnan chromosome 6, ASM2987363v1, whole genome shotgun sequence genome carries:
- the LOC131157541 gene encoding DNA-dependent metalloprotease WSS1-like isoform X1 translates to MDLNDLNKVWEIKALKKVREDEARQILENVAKQVQPIMRKHKWKVEILSEFCPSHPSILGLNIGGGAEVKLRLRRPNNEWDFFPFNQILDTMLHELCHNEYAPHNTDFYRLLDEIRQECEVLMAKGITGTGRGFDLPGRRLGGQPPSSSVHQNALAAAENRTRCGALLPSGPKRIGGDSNIMAALSPIQAAAMAAERRLHDDLWCGSKSLESKSDIQGNIESSGPAGRLKASASSDDRSIQTPYFESITRLERADDQALWQCNTCTLLNQPLALTCGACGIQKNMSVGTQLKAWSCKFCTLDNSVELDRCVACGEWRYSYGPPVATPGPYLGT
- the LOC131157541 gene encoding DNA-dependent metalloprotease WSS1-like isoform X2, which translates into the protein MILTRSGKSRLSRRLEKMKQGRFLKMLQSRCSQSCGNINGNPSHPSILGLNIGGGAEVKLRLRRPNNEWDFFPFNQILDTMLHELCHNEYAPHNTDFYRLLDEIRQECEVLMAKGITGTGRGFDLPGRRLGGQPPSSSVHQNALAAAENRTRCGALLPSGPKRIGGDSNIMAALSPIQAAAMAAERRLHDDLWCGSKSLESKSDIQGNIESSGPAGRLKASASSDDRSIQTPYFESITRLERADDQALWQCNTCTLLNQPLALTCGACGIQKNMSVGTQLKAWSCKFCTLDNSVELDRCVACGEWRYSYGPPVATPGPYLGT